One genomic region from Euzebya tangerina encodes:
- a CDS encoding LytR C-terminal domain-containing protein, giving the protein MSTILRLISLNAARVLFVGSLLLALYVGLTWALAIEDRPDAASIARAEAAANASESERTQSEVAAAPTPEAVDPSATAEPTEAPPTVDPQELIAAALPPGDTTVQILDAGGGSAAVDAAASVLEQLGYNIVARASSGRDVSTTTVYFTADNEAEAEALRARDPRFQVVEPNRGLNESVNIHVLVGSF; this is encoded by the coding sequence GTGTCGACGATTCTCCGCCTGATCTCACTCAACGCCGCCCGGGTTCTCTTCGTGGGCAGCCTGCTCTTGGCGTTGTACGTGGGGTTGACGTGGGCGCTCGCCATCGAGGACCGTCCCGATGCCGCCTCGATCGCACGAGCCGAGGCGGCCGCCAACGCCAGTGAGAGCGAGCGGACCCAGTCCGAGGTCGCCGCCGCACCAACTCCGGAAGCCGTTGACCCAAGTGCCACGGCTGAGCCGACCGAAGCGCCGCCGACGGTCGACCCACAGGAGCTCATCGCAGCCGCCCTTCCGCCTGGCGACACCACCGTCCAGATCCTCGATGCCGGTGGTGGCAGCGCCGCGGTCGACGCTGCCGCCTCGGTCCTCGAGCAGTTGGGCTACAACATCGTGGCCCGCGCGTCCTCAGGTCGCGACGTCTCGACCACCACCGTGTACTTCACGGCGGACAACGAGGCTGAGGCCGAGGCGCTCCGTGCCCGAGACCCCCGCTTCCAGGTGGTGGAACCCAACCGTGGCCTGAACGAGAGCGTCAACATCCACGTGCTGGTCGGCAGCTTCTAG
- a CDS encoding TetR/AcrR family transcriptional regulator: MSTSTDQGSADGAYHHGNLREALLGLAVETLSDSGVEQLSLRAMARELDVSHAAPLRHFKTKADLLNAIAVEGVKSLLAATSAAAADQPSGVRRLRHMALAYVDWAREHAAFHRVIRNPEVMRHATAPLHEMLAEFASLQRREISAAQGQGWRADADADVLFVHLVSLTAGTAIVATDAMYQAPMGAATSREALTASLDLFLSDRSSS; the protein is encoded by the coding sequence ATGTCAACATCTACTGATCAGGGCTCAGCCGATGGGGCGTATCACCATGGGAACCTGCGGGAGGCGCTGCTCGGGTTGGCGGTCGAGACGCTCAGCGACAGCGGGGTCGAGCAGCTCAGCCTGCGAGCGATGGCCCGCGAGCTCGACGTCAGTCATGCCGCGCCGCTGCGGCACTTCAAGACCAAGGCCGACCTCCTGAACGCCATCGCTGTCGAGGGGGTCAAGAGCCTGCTGGCCGCCACCTCCGCGGCTGCGGCCGATCAGCCATCCGGCGTTCGTCGTCTGCGGCACATGGCGTTGGCATACGTCGACTGGGCGCGGGAGCACGCCGCGTTCCACCGCGTGATCCGGAACCCTGAGGTGATGCGCCATGCCACCGCACCGCTCCACGAGATGCTCGCGGAGTTCGCGTCCCTGCAGCGGCGTGAGATCAGTGCGGCCCAGGGTCAGGGCTGGCGAGCAGACGCCGACGCCGACGTGCTCTTCGTGCACCTGGTGTCCTTGACGGCCGGCACGGCCATCGTCGCCACCGATGCGATGTACCAGGCGCCCATGGGCGCCGCCACGTCACGCGAGGCGCTGACGGCCTCGTTGGACCTGTTCCTCAGCGACCGCAGTTCCTCGTGA
- a CDS encoding sigma-70 family RNA polymerase sigma factor: MTAAGEVPGERLEPETAFARAYLASHAQTVRLAYLLTGDASRAEELAHDAWVNAYRRHRRQPIDDLIPYVRRAVVNATRSRGRRSALERAYVKLVRSRDHSVAADESVLERDRILVVLNQLSQRMRTAVVLRHWLDLSVAETARLMGVTEGTVKSTVHDGLARLRTLLDEEDADG; encoded by the coding sequence ATGACAGCGGCGGGGGAGGTCCCGGGCGAACGTCTCGAGCCCGAAACGGCCTTCGCGCGGGCCTATCTCGCGTCGCACGCCCAGACGGTGCGGCTGGCCTACCTGTTGACGGGGGACGCCTCACGGGCGGAGGAGCTGGCACACGACGCCTGGGTGAACGCGTATCGGCGGCATCGCCGTCAGCCGATCGATGACCTGATTCCCTACGTCCGTCGAGCCGTGGTGAACGCCACCCGGTCGCGCGGCCGGCGCTCCGCGCTGGAGCGGGCGTACGTGAAGCTGGTCCGGTCCCGAGATCACTCCGTCGCAGCCGACGAGAGCGTGCTCGAGCGTGACCGCATCCTGGTGGTCCTCAACCAACTCTCCCAGCGCATGCGGACGGCAGTGGTGCTCCGCCACTGGCTGGATCTCTCCGTGGCCGAGACGGCCCGGTTGATGGGTGTGACCGAGGGGACCGTGAAGTCCACGGTGCATGACGGGTTGGCGCGGCTTCGCACGCTGCTGGACGAGGAGGACGCCGATGGCTGA
- a CDS encoding deiodinase-like protein yields MNTTTAINEYGYRRFTPEEYDFTVDQGLQAGETFEDVTLHTLTGQQVSLSDYLQDKPLVLETGSMTCPMYAQSVPPMMSLMEKYPQLDHLLMYVREAHPGERQPQHQTREEKVEAAKRTQSRYDDRRPIVVDDVDGAAHRHYGTMPNSIFVIDPDGTILFRSIWNNAEEMDDILGAVADGQPVQSRELKAVPPFSLGAVRTLLMGGIVAVWDFVRGLPRLVGNHKRVGNM; encoded by the coding sequence ATGAACACGACCACCGCGATCAACGAGTACGGGTACCGCCGCTTCACCCCTGAGGAGTACGACTTCACCGTCGATCAGGGACTACAGGCAGGCGAGACCTTCGAGGACGTGACACTGCACACCCTGACGGGGCAGCAGGTCAGCCTCTCGGACTACCTGCAGGACAAGCCACTGGTCCTCGAGACCGGCAGCATGACCTGCCCGATGTACGCGCAGAGCGTGCCGCCCATGATGTCGCTGATGGAGAAGTATCCGCAGCTGGATCACCTCCTCATGTACGTCCGGGAGGCCCACCCCGGTGAGCGCCAGCCGCAGCACCAGACCCGAGAGGAGAAGGTCGAGGCCGCCAAGCGCACACAGAGCCGCTACGACGACCGCCGCCCCATCGTGGTCGACGACGTGGACGGTGCGGCACATCGGCACTACGGCACGATGCCGAACTCGATCTTCGTCATCGACCCCGATGGCACGATCCTGTTCCGGAGCATCTGGAACAACGCCGAGGAGATGGACGACATCCTGGGCGCCGTGGCTGACGGACAGCCGGTCCAATCCCGCGAGCTCAAGGCCGTGCCGCCCTTCTCACTTGGCGCCGTCCGCACGCTGCTGATGGGCGGCATCGTCGCCGTCTGGGACTTCGTCAGGGGCCTGCCGAGGCTGGTCGGAAACCACAAGCGAGTCGGGAACATGTGA
- a CDS encoding amino acid-binding ACT domain-containing protein, producing the protein MDDIEIRLVDEPGALAAMGEALGAAGISVEGGGAWAVAGVGVAHFLVADGMAAAAALRAAGIEVVRVRAVVVQRLVQDAPGQLGAFTAMLRDEGVNIEVLYSDHNNQLVVVADDHDRALAVSRAWTDRRRQD; encoded by the coding sequence ATGGACGACATCGAAATCCGACTGGTCGACGAACCGGGGGCACTGGCGGCCATGGGCGAGGCGCTCGGCGCCGCCGGCATCAGCGTCGAGGGCGGCGGCGCGTGGGCGGTGGCCGGTGTCGGCGTGGCCCACTTCCTCGTCGCCGACGGGATGGCCGCCGCAGCTGCCCTCCGGGCCGCGGGGATCGAGGTGGTCCGCGTCAGAGCCGTCGTGGTCCAACGACTGGTCCAGGACGCGCCGGGCCAGCTTGGTGCGTTCACCGCGATGCTGCGGGACGAGGGGGTCAACATCGAGGTGCTGTACAGCGATCACAACAACCAGCTCGTGGTCGTGGCCGACGACCACGACCGTGCCCTGGCTGTTAGTCGCGCCTGGACCGACCGGCGACGACAGGACTGA
- a CDS encoding alpha/beta fold hydrolase, whose protein sequence is MTVPSSALSSPPPEIRRHRVAIDGGRALNVRERSGDDRAFLLVHGLASNARLWDGVSAELAGRGHRVVAVDQRGHGLSDRARTGYRYPEVVGDLVALAEVLGLHRPVLVGQSWGGNVVIHAGAQAGSRWHAIGAVDGGTINLGDTFDDAQAAWEALRPPPLAGRPASEVRDMIAGSVQGWPAGALEAQMGNFEIFEDGTLAPHLALGDHRQIVEAMLTSDPRDVYDQVDLPVLLMPVRGGTGEWAERKAAAVEEAIELLPDGRVQWFDGAHDVHLQKPAEVAEALLTLL, encoded by the coding sequence GTGACCGTCCCGTCGTCTGCGCTGTCCTCCCCGCCGCCCGAGATTCGTCGTCATCGAGTGGCCATCGATGGTGGTCGGGCGCTCAACGTGCGGGAGCGGTCCGGCGATGACCGCGCCTTCCTGCTGGTGCACGGCTTGGCGTCGAACGCCAGGCTGTGGGATGGGGTGTCGGCGGAACTGGCCGGCCGCGGGCATCGCGTGGTGGCCGTCGATCAGCGGGGCCATGGGCTGAGCGACCGTGCCCGGACTGGGTACCGCTACCCCGAGGTGGTGGGGGATCTCGTGGCCCTGGCGGAGGTGCTGGGGCTGCATCGCCCGGTGCTCGTGGGACAGTCGTGGGGTGGGAATGTGGTGATCCACGCCGGGGCTCAGGCCGGGTCGCGCTGGCATGCCATCGGGGCCGTCGACGGTGGGACGATCAACCTGGGTGACACGTTCGACGACGCGCAGGCGGCGTGGGAGGCCTTGCGCCCGCCGCCGCTGGCCGGGCGGCCGGCATCGGAGGTCCGGGACATGATCGCCGGATCGGTCCAGGGCTGGCCTGCGGGAGCGCTCGAGGCGCAGATGGGCAACTTCGAGATCTTCGAGGACGGGACGCTGGCGCCGCACCTGGCGCTGGGGGACCATCGGCAGATCGTGGAGGCGATGCTCACGTCGGACCCGCGGGACGTCTACGACCAGGTGGACCTGCCCGTGCTGCTCATGCCAGTCCGTGGTGGGACGGGGGAGTGGGCGGAGCGCAAGGCAGCAGCGGTGGAGGAGGCCATCGAGTTGCTCCCGGATGGCCGGGTCCAGTGGTTCGACGGCGCCCACGACGTCCACCTGCAGAAGCCGGCGGAGGTGGCGGAGGCGCTGTTGACGTTGCTGTAG
- a CDS encoding LytR C-terminal domain-containing protein, with protein sequence MDDFEQVDGYAEERTGPGILGPILTTVLVGLITFLLYGLVFGGLGGGDDGLLAEDEATTPADAPAIETPTPGEVATLAPEEELGAEVAPTPISPAPTPPGQEATEAAPAPGGQIGAGVSVQVVNGANTGAERFDAAVTALNELGYSVTESGTSPNAYAQTTVFPSPGQEAQAQALVDGDPRFIVVGENPGNLREDIQIHVLVGEDFPIPEA encoded by the coding sequence ATGGATGACTTCGAACAGGTAGACGGCTACGCCGAGGAGCGAACAGGCCCTGGGATCCTTGGTCCGATCCTGACCACGGTGCTGGTCGGCCTGATCACCTTCCTGCTGTACGGACTGGTCTTCGGCGGACTCGGCGGCGGTGACGACGGGTTGTTGGCCGAGGACGAGGCGACGACACCCGCCGACGCCCCGGCGATCGAGACGCCCACCCCCGGTGAGGTTGCCACGCTGGCCCCGGAGGAGGAGCTCGGCGCGGAGGTCGCTCCGACGCCCATCTCGCCAGCCCCCACCCCACCAGGACAAGAAGCGACCGAAGCAGCGCCGGCGCCCGGTGGCCAGATCGGCGCAGGGGTGTCCGTCCAGGTCGTCAACGGCGCCAACACCGGGGCCGAGCGGTTCGACGCCGCAGTCACCGCGCTCAACGAGCTCGGCTACAGCGTCACGGAGTCCGGAACCTCCCCCAACGCCTACGCGCAGACCACGGTCTTCCCGAGCCCCGGGCAGGAGGCCCAGGCCCAGGCCCTCGTCGACGGTGACCCGCGGTTCATCGTCGTCGGTGAGAACCCCGGCAATCTGCGTGAGGACATCCAGATCCATGTGCTGGTCGGCGAGGACTTCCCAATTCCCGAGGCGTGA
- a CDS encoding ArsR/SmtB family transcription factor, which yields MSADRLAAVASLLADQSRAAILTALLGGTAHTGNELARHVGIAPSTASEHLGRLLDGGLVAVESQGRHRYWRLASPDVAELIESLVAHAPDRVDGPSLPRPSDLALGRSCYDHLAGRVAVDVYGALVERGHLLARPGAVEVTDSGRVFLGDLGLPQAAFEATTRPPVRACLDWTGRRHHLAGAVGAALLDTLLDRGWARRGPRPRQIRFTRTGRAELTTRLGIGW from the coding sequence ATGTCAGCCGACCGACTCGCGGCCGTCGCGAGCCTGCTTGCCGACCAGTCGCGTGCAGCGATCCTCACCGCCCTGCTCGGCGGGACGGCGCACACCGGGAACGAGCTGGCGCGACACGTCGGCATCGCACCGTCGACCGCCAGCGAGCATCTCGGTCGTCTTCTCGATGGCGGGCTGGTGGCGGTCGAGAGCCAGGGCCGGCATCGCTACTGGCGACTGGCCTCCCCCGACGTCGCGGAGCTGATCGAGTCGCTGGTCGCCCATGCCCCCGACCGCGTGGATGGCCCGTCCCTCCCTCGGCCGTCGGACCTGGCACTCGGCCGGAGCTGCTACGACCATCTCGCGGGCCGTGTCGCGGTGGATGTGTACGGCGCCCTGGTCGAGCGGGGCCATCTGCTCGCCAGACCGGGGGCAGTGGAGGTGACCGATTCCGGCCGGGTGTTTCTGGGCGATCTGGGCCTTCCGCAGGCGGCGTTCGAGGCGACGACCAGACCGCCCGTACGAGCCTGTCTGGATTGGACCGGGCGTCGTCATCATCTGGCCGGTGCCGTAGGGGCAGCACTGCTCGACACCCTGCTCGATCGTGGCTGGGCACGACGCGGCCCCCGGCCGCGTCAGATCCGCTTCACCCGGACGGGGCGTGCCGAGCTCACCACTCGGCTGGGAATCGGCTGGTGA
- the pepN gene encoding aminopeptidase N — MTTSNLTREAAVRRASLVGQVSYDVDLDVAGPDDETFGSTTRITWTTPDPGEGVFVDLAAHTVDRVVLNGRELRDVYRDGRIHLDDLTERNELVVEARCEYSRSGVGLHRFTDPVDDQVFLYTQFEPFEAHRVFACFDQPDLKAPFRLAVTAPTGWQVVSNAAVASGSPDTGVWAFEPTPPISTYITAMVAGPYHKVEATHGDVAMGIYCRTSLAEFLDPDEIFEITTQGLDWFAEAFDVPYPFGKYDQLFVPEFNFGAMENPGCVTFTESYLFRSRVTDATRLQRANTILHEMAHMWFGDLVTMRWWDDLWLNESFATFIAHTAVGEATRFGDDSWSDFAHSMKAWAYQQDQLPSTHPIVADMVDTESVMANFDGITYAKGASVLKQLHAWVGEDAFISGLRDYFDAHAWGNATLRDFLSALEGPSGRDLLPWAKQWLQTAGVATLSAEVETDDSDVITAASIIQQAPVKHPTLRPHRLRVGLYNNGPDGLTRTQLIEGDIDGATTSFPGLVGKPRPDLLLVNDDDLAYAKVRLDERSISTLEESLGTLAGGVARAVCWGSLWDMTRDGELAARRFAELIARHSVAESDIGVLQTLVRQMTACADRYGAPINRETLRGRLTNLAHEQLESAEPGSDEQLVWVRAICSSRMDYPFIRGLLDGGLVVEGLAVDPDLRWFALGHLSAMGHADAERIQQELERDPTDVGRRGAEASRAARPLGEAKAEAWERALDTSLALHSRRAILRGFWQVEQAEVLRGYATTRWLEALPSLWADRSGEEALSMTEQLYPHSFIDEIVVEAADRAMALDLPPVAKRRVAESQDSTRRALRAQQTDASAT; from the coding sequence GTGACCACCAGCAACCTGACACGCGAGGCTGCCGTCCGACGTGCATCACTCGTCGGGCAGGTGTCCTATGACGTCGACCTCGATGTCGCCGGACCCGACGACGAGACCTTCGGGTCGACCACCCGGATCACCTGGACCACACCCGACCCGGGCGAAGGTGTCTTCGTCGACCTGGCAGCCCACACCGTGGATCGGGTGGTGCTCAACGGCCGCGAGTTGAGGGACGTGTACCGGGACGGGCGGATCCACCTGGACGACCTGACCGAGCGCAACGAGCTGGTGGTCGAGGCGCGGTGTGAGTACTCCCGCTCCGGCGTCGGACTGCACCGCTTCACCGACCCGGTCGACGACCAGGTCTTCCTCTACACCCAGTTCGAGCCGTTCGAGGCGCATCGTGTCTTCGCCTGCTTCGACCAGCCGGATCTCAAGGCCCCCTTCCGGCTGGCGGTGACGGCGCCCACGGGCTGGCAGGTCGTCTCCAATGCCGCGGTTGCCAGCGGGAGCCCCGACACCGGTGTGTGGGCCTTCGAACCGACCCCGCCGATCTCCACCTACATCACCGCGATGGTCGCCGGGCCCTACCACAAGGTCGAGGCCACCCACGGGGACGTGGCGATGGGCATCTACTGCCGTACGTCCTTGGCCGAGTTCCTCGACCCCGACGAGATCTTCGAGATCACGACCCAGGGTCTGGACTGGTTCGCAGAGGCCTTCGACGTCCCCTATCCGTTCGGCAAGTACGACCAGCTCTTCGTCCCCGAGTTCAACTTCGGCGCCATGGAGAACCCGGGGTGTGTCACCTTCACCGAGTCCTACCTCTTCCGCTCGCGTGTCACCGACGCCACGCGGCTGCAGCGGGCGAACACGATCCTGCACGAGATGGCCCACATGTGGTTCGGGGACCTCGTCACCATGCGCTGGTGGGACGATCTGTGGCTGAACGAGTCCTTCGCGACGTTCATCGCACACACGGCGGTCGGTGAGGCGACCCGGTTCGGAGACGACTCGTGGTCGGACTTCGCCCACTCGATGAAGGCGTGGGCCTACCAGCAGGACCAACTGCCGTCGACGCACCCGATCGTCGCGGACATGGTGGACACGGAGTCGGTCATGGCCAACTTCGACGGCATCACCTACGCCAAGGGCGCCAGCGTCCTGAAGCAGCTGCACGCCTGGGTCGGCGAGGACGCCTTCATCAGCGGTCTGCGCGACTACTTCGACGCCCACGCCTGGGGCAATGCCACCCTGCGCGACTTCCTCAGCGCGCTCGAGGGACCCTCGGGCCGCGACCTGCTGCCCTGGGCCAAGCAGTGGCTGCAGACCGCCGGCGTCGCGACCCTCTCCGCCGAGGTCGAGACCGACGACAGTGATGTGATCACGGCGGCGTCGATCATCCAACAGGCGCCCGTGAAGCATCCCACCTTGCGTCCCCACCGGCTTCGCGTCGGCCTCTACAACAACGGTCCCGACGGGCTGACCCGCACCCAGCTGATCGAGGGAGACATCGACGGTGCGACCACGTCCTTCCCCGGTCTGGTCGGCAAGCCCCGCCCCGACCTGCTGCTGGTCAACGACGACGACCTGGCCTATGCGAAGGTCCGGCTGGACGAGCGGTCCATCAGCACGCTGGAGGAGTCGCTCGGCACGCTGGCGGGTGGCGTGGCACGGGCGGTCTGCTGGGGCTCCCTGTGGGACATGACCCGGGACGGAGAGCTGGCTGCCCGGCGGTTCGCGGAGCTGATCGCACGACACAGCGTCGCCGAGAGCGACATCGGGGTCCTCCAGACCCTCGTCCGCCAGATGACGGCCTGCGCAGACCGGTACGGCGCGCCGATCAACCGCGAGACGCTGCGTGGCCGCCTCACCAACCTGGCGCACGAGCAGCTCGAGTCGGCTGAGCCGGGCAGCGATGAGCAGCTGGTCTGGGTTCGGGCCATCTGCTCCTCGCGGATGGACTACCCGTTCATCCGGGGCCTGCTGGACGGCGGCCTGGTCGTGGAGGGGCTGGCCGTCGACCCGGACCTGCGCTGGTTTGCGCTGGGACACCTGTCGGCCATGGGTCACGCGGACGCGGAGCGGATCCAGCAGGAGCTGGAGCGGGATCCAACGGATGTCGGCCGTCGCGGGGCGGAGGCCTCTCGGGCGGCACGTCCGCTCGGGGAGGCCAAGGCCGAGGCGTGGGAGCGCGCCCTCGACACCTCCCTGGCCCTTCACTCGCGGCGCGCGATCCTCCGCGGCTTCTGGCAGGTGGAGCAGGCCGAGGTGCTGCGTGGGTACGCGACGACGCGCTGGCTCGAGGCGTTGCCGTCGCTCTGGGCCGATCGAAGTGGTGAGGAAGCGCTGTCGATGACCGAGCAGCTGTACCCGCACAGCTTCATCGACGAGATCGTGGTCGAGGCTGCCGACCGGGCGATGGCCCTCGACTTGCCACCGGTCGCCAAGCGTCGGGTGGCGGAGAGCCAGGACTCGACCCGCCGGGCGCTCCGGGCGCAACAGACCGACGCCTCAGCGACGTAG
- a CDS encoding META domain-containing protein, with amino-acid sequence MDPRDDTGRQRVFTAITAAMLLGAAFGLVPFVIGDRSAGQPQPAATAPVPSQDTTLPPLEPVPPGDQSLDGRAFVSEGPLPGAPERGQITLSFREGRLGVGIDPGCNGGGGLYAIDDGRLLVSDLTRTAMGCDPALEAMDEYVFSLISAAPEIQIDDQLMVLRHVGGDVVLYDLGLEDCRPVAEQIAAQVDVAVATFDVEAYLAGQPVLPDASGVEFGDQLEAIEESGCTDQLERNVIAEAITAVGQAYDLTGPERIRWEVAGNLASLAASGASTAVPRPSQAPVPPGTDFLNDRTYVTTARLTDTGEDDVIVVLSFEEGRVNAEVQPACNQISGSYTVSERSHLMVDDASSTERGCPDEVVAEERWLIDFLASSPRITLEDGGLILFDGRDTVVYLDQQR; translated from the coding sequence ATGGATCCTCGTGATGACACTGGCCGGCAACGGGTCTTCACGGCCATTACGGCCGCCATGCTCCTTGGCGCAGCCTTTGGTCTGGTGCCCTTCGTCATCGGCGATCGAAGCGCCGGTCAGCCTCAACCAGCCGCCACCGCACCGGTTCCCTCGCAGGACACGACGCTCCCACCACTCGAGCCGGTCCCGCCGGGGGACCAATCGCTGGACGGCCGTGCATTCGTCTCGGAAGGCCCACTGCCTGGAGCGCCGGAGAGGGGACAGATCACGCTGTCGTTCCGGGAGGGTCGACTTGGCGTGGGCATCGACCCTGGCTGCAACGGCGGTGGGGGGCTCTACGCGATCGACGATGGTCGGTTGCTGGTGTCGGACCTGACCCGGACCGCAATGGGGTGTGACCCGGCGCTCGAGGCCATGGACGAGTACGTCTTCTCGCTGATCAGCGCAGCACCTGAGATACAGATCGACGACCAGTTGATGGTCCTGCGGCACGTGGGCGGGGACGTTGTGCTCTACGACCTCGGTCTGGAGGACTGCCGGCCGGTGGCCGAGCAGATCGCCGCGCAGGTCGACGTGGCGGTCGCGACCTTCGACGTCGAGGCGTACCTGGCGGGGCAACCGGTCCTACCGGACGCCAGCGGCGTGGAGTTCGGCGACCAGTTGGAAGCCATCGAAGAATCAGGCTGCACCGACCAGCTGGAGCGGAACGTCATTGCTGAGGCCATCACGGCTGTTGGGCAGGCCTACGACCTGACGGGACCGGAGCGGATTCGCTGGGAGGTGGCGGGGAACCTGGCCTCGCTGGCGGCGTCGGGGGCCTCGACGGCGGTCCCACGGCCGTCACAAGCCCCGGTCCCACCAGGAACGGACTTCCTCAACGATCGGACCTACGTCACCACCGCACGCCTGACCGACACGGGGGAGGACGACGTCATCGTCGTGCTGTCGTTCGAGGAGGGGCGGGTGAACGCCGAAGTGCAGCCGGCCTGCAACCAGATCAGCGGCTCCTACACGGTGAGCGAGCGGAGCCACCTCATGGTCGACGACGCCAGCAGCACTGAGCGTGGATGCCCTGATGAGGTGGTCGCAGAAGAGCGGTGGCTGATCGACTTCCTCGCCTCCAGTCCGCGAATCACGCTGGAGGACGGCGGGCTGATCCTGTTCGATGGCCGCGACACGGTCGTCTACCTCGACCAGCAGCGCTGA
- a CDS encoding SURF1 family protein, protein MRSMLLKPGWIATHIAVIAIAIGLINLGLWQLDRQGEVDEINAQIEAVIDSPPVPLSAELLRTPIEYQPVTVEGAFAQDADVSLSPRSRNGRPGYEVLTPFTTTDRQTVLVNRGWVPLDDQAPRPPAGDVTIQARLRQPTPARQVISDDDGTVEVLGAVDLDELRPQVPDLTTGAYVEVIDEEARLAGAIPRPADPPALDSGNHVSYAMQWFAFTLIGLIGYPLLLRRRMAESKATADDQHSRPAEPASVS, encoded by the coding sequence ATGCGCAGCATGCTGCTGAAGCCCGGCTGGATCGCCACCCACATCGCGGTGATCGCGATCGCCATCGGCTTGATCAACCTGGGCCTGTGGCAACTCGACCGCCAGGGTGAGGTCGATGAGATCAACGCCCAGATCGAGGCCGTCATCGACAGCCCTCCCGTCCCGCTGAGCGCCGAACTGCTGAGGACGCCGATCGAGTATCAACCCGTCACGGTCGAGGGAGCGTTCGCCCAGGACGCGGATGTCAGCCTGAGCCCGCGCTCTCGCAACGGCAGGCCCGGCTATGAGGTCCTGACCCCGTTCACGACGACCGACCGACAGACCGTGCTCGTCAACCGCGGCTGGGTGCCGCTGGACGACCAGGCCCCCAGGCCGCCCGCGGGCGATGTGACGATCCAGGCACGCCTACGGCAGCCGACACCGGCGCGACAGGTGATCAGCGACGACGATGGCACGGTCGAGGTCCTCGGCGCAGTGGACCTCGACGAGCTCCGCCCCCAGGTGCCGGACCTGACCACGGGTGCATACGTCGAGGTGATCGACGAGGAAGCCCGACTGGCTGGGGCCATCCCTCGACCGGCCGATCCTCCGGCGCTCGACTCGGGCAACCACGTCTCGTACGCCATGCAGTGGTTCGCCTTCACGCTCATCGGCCTGATCGGCTACCCCCTGCTGCTGCGCCGACGGATGGCCGAGTCCAAGGCGACCGCGGATGACCAGCACTCCCGTCCGGCTGAACCGGCGTCAGTCTCCTGA
- a CDS encoding DUF3263 domain-containing protein — protein MPARKLSKREIALLDFERDWPAHEGGKLAAMRARFELSDSRYYQLLRELTDSDAAMDHDPLLIRRLRRRRRERDAGAADHGPMVHRRRDQTK, from the coding sequence GTGCCTGCGCGGAAACTGAGCAAGCGAGAGATTGCGCTGCTCGACTTCGAGCGTGACTGGCCTGCGCACGAGGGCGGGAAGCTCGCCGCCATGCGCGCGCGCTTCGAGCTATCGGACTCGCGGTACTACCAACTGCTCCGCGAGTTGACCGATAGCGATGCGGCGATGGATCATGATCCGCTGCTCATCCGTCGCCTGCGCCGCCGCCGGAGGGAGCGCGACGCCGGGGCGGCAGACCACGGTCCGATGGTCCACAGGCGGCGAGACCAGACCAAGTAG